The following proteins come from a genomic window of Geomonas sp. RF6:
- a CDS encoding restriction endonuclease: MINITQNEIDNDINRIASSNKVKTYTLERDYPYSLLSDEDFEILIYLSLRGSQVKSICGVEYDTCTLMRGSGDKGRDIIISKDGKAVGVIQCKKYKTNIDKTTFLKEIIKFCLHVAHKSIEISSTSFTYVLAAAHGLTKPTLDLMDAFNTAVFNEDIDGVAQQLIAEYASFTKDFKSLKDDLYSVLKSIKIDKMIPIDITALVQGNAEVISLFFDTKAVIDSKVFESILAGKNLNVSGFMENYRDATINNYSKINFFGLSIVNKPREVPLDRLFVRPRFKVKSTSRNIYLVEEFDTSLHRRYFYEVLHKYFAFRSPVATAVKEDDSIPLRGLFRNTNNFVVLGIPGAGKSSFSKFLLCKLLMRDKEAFDNASIFNRIPFRIELSKYQKQKSSHSYGILSYLSHFLDSSCQINYVSGSALHHLFETYETIFVFDGLDEVLSVKDRLEVRNDIANFLKMYPLCQGVITSRFESYQEVNFKDYNFDVVELLHFDSGQISEYVSNWYDLEEPDPTVKQKEIEGCLDKLAGVEDELKTNPLLLTLILLVYRNSLEIPASKLDIYESCTNTLVQVRDEKEKSLDIKLKVANKLSAFSSIAYWQYTEKDSKKAITYDSVLQHMTRYIKHVCEIEDDFSAKEAATEFLEFAQNRSIYVENSFTHKTFLEYFVAYFLYTNFHQKGKAADRDSVIADHIADSAWANILEVLICKIDKEQFDYEVIDSIVTAQISRNKIASVQFFSKIIKYLSNISKKSTAMLLTIAVDTVVNFKNAHGTQRPLPSIVNINTNIISLLGIQRFREVFEGIIDEANKDGEAGSETYVNMRLYIMENTLDSKLGFENIVPFDNEEGLQDPYFYLLRNVEKVSTFDEEYWAAFDDCKATFGKEAMLVTYYSRYGYNIFNNKPSFNWTLAPLFETEEKVEFINNLGKIRGKGISTSDIRKAITGGGYQPVINNPNTLLEWYSEVRLPHIKQILEAALHFFYKLDVPNSKGKNIPYHKLMSRQKPWER; the protein is encoded by the coding sequence ATGATAAATATCACCCAGAATGAAATCGACAATGATATTAACAGAATCGCATCATCCAACAAGGTAAAGACATATACATTAGAAAGAGATTATCCATATTCTTTGTTATCAGACGAAGACTTTGAAATCCTGATCTATCTTTCTCTTAGGGGATCACAAGTAAAATCTATATGTGGTGTAGAATATGACACATGCACCCTTATGCGAGGAAGCGGTGACAAAGGACGAGATATTATCATATCGAAAGATGGAAAAGCAGTGGGTGTCATTCAATGCAAAAAATATAAGACTAATATAGATAAAACTACTTTTTTAAAAGAGATAATTAAATTTTGTTTGCATGTTGCCCATAAAAGTATAGAAATTTCATCCACAAGTTTTACCTATGTGCTAGCCGCCGCTCATGGACTAACAAAACCGACACTTGATTTGATGGACGCCTTCAATACTGCCGTATTCAATGAGGATATCGATGGGGTGGCACAGCAGTTGATAGCAGAATATGCATCCTTTACAAAAGACTTTAAATCGCTCAAGGATGATTTGTACAGTGTTTTAAAATCGATAAAAATAGATAAAATGATTCCGATTGACATTACTGCGCTTGTACAAGGAAATGCTGAAGTAATTTCGTTGTTCTTTGATACAAAGGCAGTGATTGACTCAAAGGTTTTTGAATCAATACTTGCAGGTAAAAATTTGAATGTTTCAGGTTTTATGGAAAACTACAGAGATGCAACCATTAACAATTACTCCAAGATCAATTTTTTCGGATTGTCCATAGTCAATAAACCGAGAGAGGTACCTCTAGATCGACTATTTGTGCGACCGAGATTCAAAGTGAAGTCCACGTCGCGAAACATCTATCTGGTAGAGGAATTCGATACTTCATTGCACAGAAGGTATTTCTACGAAGTGCTTCACAAATATTTCGCGTTTCGTTCACCGGTAGCAACAGCTGTTAAAGAAGATGACTCAATACCTCTGCGAGGATTATTTAGAAATACCAATAACTTCGTCGTTCTTGGAATACCAGGTGCTGGAAAGTCATCATTTTCTAAATTTCTCCTGTGTAAATTATTAATGCGAGATAAAGAAGCGTTTGATAACGCCTCTATTTTTAACCGTATACCTTTTAGGATAGAACTTAGCAAATATCAGAAGCAGAAATCTTCTCATTCATACGGAATACTTTCATACCTCTCTCATTTTCTAGATAGCAGTTGCCAAATCAACTACGTTAGCGGTTCCGCTCTACATCATCTATTTGAGACATACGAAACAATCTTTGTTTTTGATGGATTAGATGAGGTCCTAAGCGTTAAAGATAGGCTAGAGGTAAGAAACGACATAGCCAACTTTTTAAAAATGTATCCATTATGCCAAGGCGTTATCACTAGTCGCTTTGAATCGTACCAGGAAGTAAACTTCAAAGATTATAATTTTGATGTAGTTGAGTTGCTTCACTTTGACTCTGGTCAAATTTCTGAGTATGTCTCGAACTGGTACGATCTAGAAGAACCAGATCCAACTGTTAAGCAGAAAGAGATTGAGGGATGCCTTGATAAGTTGGCAGGAGTTGAAGATGAATTAAAGACCAACCCATTGTTGCTAACTTTAATACTGCTTGTGTACCGAAACTCGCTCGAAATACCGGCCTCAAAACTGGATATCTATGAGAGCTGTACCAACACACTCGTTCAGGTACGGGATGAGAAAGAAAAGAGTCTTGACATTAAACTAAAAGTGGCGAATAAGCTTTCAGCCTTCTCATCTATTGCGTACTGGCAATATACGGAGAAAGACAGCAAGAAAGCTATTACCTATGACAGCGTCCTCCAACACATGACAAGGTATATTAAGCACGTATGCGAAATCGAAGACGACTTTTCTGCAAAAGAGGCAGCCACAGAGTTTTTAGAATTCGCTCAAAATAGGTCTATTTACGTTGAGAATTCTTTTACTCACAAAACTTTTCTTGAATATTTCGTCGCATACTTCCTCTACACAAACTTTCACCAAAAGGGAAAGGCTGCTGATAGAGACTCGGTCATTGCTGACCACATAGCCGATTCCGCGTGGGCAAACATCCTCGAAGTTTTAATCTGCAAGATAGACAAAGAGCAGTTCGACTATGAGGTGATTGATTCGATAGTCACTGCTCAAATTTCAAGAAATAAGATAGCGTCAGTACAGTTTTTTTCCAAGATAATAAAATATTTGAGTAATATCAGCAAAAAGTCAACCGCGATGCTGTTAACAATTGCTGTCGACACCGTTGTCAACTTTAAAAATGCTCATGGCACACAGCGCCCCTTACCTAGCATAGTAAATATCAACACAAATATTATTAGTTTGTTAGGAATTCAGCGATTCAGGGAGGTCTTTGAAGGGATCATTGATGAAGCTAACAAGGACGGCGAAGCTGGATCAGAAACCTATGTAAACATGCGGCTGTATATAATGGAAAATACTCTTGATTCAAAGTTAGGCTTTGAGAATATTGTGCCTTTTGATAATGAGGAAGGTCTGCAGGATCCCTATTTTTATCTTCTTCGGAACGTGGAAAAAGTTTCAACCTTTGACGAGGAGTACTGGGCTGCGTTTGACGACTGCAAGGCTACATTCGGAAAGGAAGCTATGCTGGTGACGTATTACTCTAGGTATGGCTACAATATTTTTAACAACAAGCCATCTTTTAACTGGACCTTGGCGCCTTTGTTTGAAACGGAAGAGAAAGTAGAATTCATCAATAACTTAGGGAAAATCAGGGGGAAAGGTATCAGCACTAGTGACATAAGAAAAGCAATTACTGGTGGAGGATACCAGCCCGTAATAAATAACCCTAACACGCTGCTGGAATGGTATTCCGAGGTTCGTCTTCCTCATATCAAGCAGATTCTTGAAGCAGCTTTACATTTCTTTTATAAGTTAGACGTTCCAAACAGTAAAGGCAAAAACATACCATATCATAAGCTGATGAGTCGGCAGAAACCTTGGGAAAGATAG
- a CDS encoding DUF5684 domain-containing protein: MHFLRGTVLVGVWLLLVGICSGKEVYFKDGSTVECESFWRSESTVFVKVNRDILLRFERSEIDIKRTFGKIPTKKSGAVAPVGQVRRPQSLQRPAATPMPAQGASAAARAAKPAAPAAAPSLPLPTEGAQSLPARPTPAPSTASELNAPQDASPPPQPRPAGNVLPAGLQPGAATLLIFVGCIVLAVASMWRIFEKAGQSGVSSLIPIYNLFIFMEISGKPWWWLILLFIPVVGVIIGIVANVSLASKFRKGPAFGLGLAFLPMLFLPLLAFSSAEYEP, translated from the coding sequence GTGCATTTTCTCAGAGGAACAGTTCTTGTTGGTGTTTGGCTTCTGCTGGTGGGCATCTGCTCCGGCAAGGAAGTGTACTTTAAGGACGGCAGCACCGTTGAATGTGAATCGTTCTGGAGAAGTGAAAGCACCGTCTTTGTCAAGGTTAACCGGGATATACTCCTCCGCTTTGAGCGGAGTGAGATCGATATAAAGCGTACCTTCGGGAAAATTCCTACGAAGAAGAGCGGAGCAGTCGCCCCTGTCGGGCAGGTACGCCGCCCGCAGTCACTGCAAAGGCCTGCAGCTACTCCGATGCCGGCGCAGGGGGCCTCTGCCGCTGCACGTGCGGCCAAACCGGCGGCTCCGGCCGCTGCTCCCTCTCTCCCCCTACCGACGGAAGGTGCTCAGTCCCTCCCTGCACGACCGACACCTGCTCCCTCTACCGCTTCGGAACTGAATGCCCCGCAAGATGCCAGCCCCCCCCCGCAACCGCGCCCCGCCGGGAACGTCCTCCCTGCCGGTCTGCAACCGGGGGCCGCGACGCTGTTGATATTTGTAGGGTGCATAGTTCTAGCCGTCGCCTCAATGTGGCGGATCTTTGAAAAGGCGGGGCAGTCAGGAGTGAGCAGCCTGATACCGATCTACAACCTTTTCATCTTTATGGAAATTTCCGGAAAGCCGTGGTGGTGGCTCATATTACTATTCATCCCTGTGGTTGGCGTGATCATCGGAATTGTCGCTAACGTCTCGCTGGCGAGTAAATTCCGTAAGGGTCCTGCGTTCGGCCTCGGACTCGCCTTTTTGCCGATGTTATTTCTCCCGCTATTGGCCTTTAGCAGTGCCGAATACGAACCGTAG
- a CDS encoding quinone oxidoreductase family protein codes for MFAVYADHGDSENPLAALRMGERPEPHVPEGWVRVKVTHASLNRHDIFTLQGVTAHPQGLTFPIILGSDGAGLLDDGAPVVIYPVLGSDDWRDDETLDPHWHIVSEFVPGTFADYLAVPKRNAVPVPEGLSLLDASVLGTAWLTAYRALFTKSGLRPGETLLVQGASGGMSTALIQLGRAAGFEVWVTSRTAEGRELAERIGASRSFDSNERLPRKVQAVVDNVGPASWEHTFASVARGGTIVVTGGTTGFEVPLHIIPVLLDQITVCGSIMGTLQDMKNMMKLMAASGIKPEIGQILPMEQAEEGFRSMWLGKTSGKVVFVR; via the coding sequence ATGTTTGCGGTCTATGCCGACCATGGCGATAGCGAAAATCCGCTCGCGGCTCTGAGAATGGGAGAGCGCCCGGAGCCTCACGTTCCTGAGGGCTGGGTGCGGGTAAAGGTCACCCACGCAAGCCTGAACAGGCACGACATCTTCACCCTGCAAGGCGTCACGGCTCATCCGCAAGGGCTAACCTTTCCGATTATCCTGGGCAGCGACGGTGCCGGGTTGCTCGATGATGGTGCGCCCGTTGTCATCTATCCGGTCCTGGGGAGCGACGACTGGCGAGATGACGAGACGCTCGACCCGCACTGGCATATAGTTAGCGAGTTTGTCCCGGGCACCTTTGCGGACTACCTCGCAGTGCCGAAGCGCAATGCAGTTCCGGTGCCCGAGGGGCTCTCCCTGCTGGACGCCTCGGTGCTCGGCACCGCCTGGCTGACCGCCTATCGGGCCCTTTTCACCAAGTCTGGACTGCGACCGGGTGAGACGCTTCTGGTGCAGGGGGCATCGGGGGGAATGTCGACCGCGCTCATTCAACTCGGCCGCGCGGCAGGATTTGAGGTGTGGGTCACCAGCCGCACGGCCGAAGGGCGCGAACTCGCCGAAAGGATCGGTGCCAGTCGCTCCTTCGACTCCAACGAGCGGCTGCCGAGAAAAGTTCAGGCGGTGGTGGACAACGTGGGCCCGGCGTCATGGGAGCACACCTTCGCTTCGGTTGCGCGTGGCGGAACGATCGTGGTAACGGGTGGCACCACGGGATTTGAAGTCCCACTGCACATCATTCCGGTGCTGCTGGACCAGATCACTGTGTGCGGGTCAATCATGGGCACGCTGCAGGATATGAAGAACATGATGAAGTTGATGGCTGCAAGTGGCATCAAGCCGGAGATCGGCCAGATCCTGCCCATGGAGCAGGCGGAAGAAGGCTTTCGGTCGATGTGGCTTGGCAAGACCAGCGGCAAGGTGGTCTTTGTCAGGTGA
- a CDS encoding alpha/beta fold hydrolase has translation MSREKFFDTEKAKINFLDYGNSSSEPMVMLHGGAWSWEEYLSLIPPLAERWHPYALDARGNGKSEWVPGQYRLEDFTEDTSAFVRHLKAPAVLVGHSIGGVVSLMVAARCPEKVKALILEDIVLTLVNYKGVIDSCREMFHLWLELKRLAQTEQDLALALADKFREYPVTSQWTLYFARCLWQLDPTYFDVLLYDFDRFAKGYEYKELIANIKCPMLFMRGDTKLGAVMTDQEISWLKENCSNASFAQIKGVGHLLHMQDEGQSQVLTEMMTFLERIPK, from the coding sequence ATGTCACGAGAAAAGTTCTTTGACACCGAAAAGGCGAAAATAAATTTCCTCGATTATGGCAATTCATCCAGCGAGCCAATGGTCATGTTGCACGGGGGCGCCTGGTCCTGGGAGGAATACCTATCGCTCATTCCTCCCTTGGCCGAGAGATGGCATCCCTATGCACTGGATGCACGCGGAAATGGCAAATCGGAATGGGTACCGGGACAGTATCGGCTGGAGGATTTTACCGAGGATACCTCAGCGTTTGTCCGGCATTTGAAGGCGCCGGCGGTACTCGTGGGGCATTCCATCGGCGGGGTCGTCTCCCTCATGGTGGCAGCCCGTTGCCCGGAAAAAGTGAAGGCGCTCATTCTGGAGGATATTGTGCTGACCCTGGTGAACTACAAGGGGGTCATCGATTCCTGCCGGGAGATGTTTCATTTGTGGCTGGAGCTAAAGAGATTGGCGCAGACGGAACAGGATCTGGCGTTGGCTTTGGCAGACAAATTCAGGGAATATCCCGTTACCAGTCAATGGACGCTGTATTTTGCCAGATGCCTCTGGCAGCTGGATCCTACCTATTTCGATGTATTGCTATACGATTTTGACCGTTTTGCGAAAGGTTATGAGTACAAAGAGCTGATTGCGAACATTAAATGTCCTATGTTGTTCATGCGGGGGGATACAAAGTTGGGTGCGGTCATGACCGATCAGGAAATTTCATGGCTTAAAGAGAATTGCAGCAACGCAAGTTTCGCCCAGATCAAGGGCGTGGGGCATCTCCTGCATATGCAGGACGAAGGCCAGTCCCAGGTGCTGACAGAGATGATGACATTTCTTGAACGTATCCCGAAGTGA